The stretch of DNA GTATAATTTCCACCTGAAACCTCTACTTCTTTATTTAATATATCCTCTATAGAACTTATAACCTTTGGTTCATAATTAGCTAATATTGAATTAGATATTATTGATTGTGATACTCCTATAGCTTCCTTAACTAATGGTTTCAATCTCTTTTCCCCTACTGATACAACATATTCTTTCGTAATAATATTTCCATGATCATCTTCTAATCTAGCTACCTTAAAAGTATCCATTAAAGCTAATTTTTCTGATGCTAATGAATTTTCATTAAGCCACGTTTCTATATCTCCATCCTGTGCTGCTATTAATGCATTCATAGATGCAATACCTGCTTCTGATAAAGCTTTATATGAATTTAAGAATGAATCTAATTCAGCAAGTAAATTTGCATTTTCAGTTTTAGTCTTTATAGCATCATAGTCTGAACTCATTGTTTTAAATTCAGCTAATAACTCAGCTGCTTTATCTTTTACATTTTCTTTATTTGTAATAGCAGATTTTAATCCATCTATTTTTTCTGCTAAATATCCTGATTCATCATATTCAAATGGACCACTAGCTCCCCCATCATCCTTTAAATAGCAAGTATTAGATGCAAATCTCTTAAACTCCTCACAAACTTCAGGTACAAGTTTATTTATTGATGTTTCCCAACTATTCATATAATCAAATGAATCTGTATTCCATGTATAATCAGCTATACTATATAATGCAACCTTTGATGCTTGTGCTTGATTCATTGGGTTTGAGAAGAATCCACTAACATTATCAAGATCTTTACTTAAATTATGAAGTGGTGCCATTAATATTCTACTATCACAATAATCGTTTACAGGATAGTTCCACCAAACTGCTACTTCTTTATTTACTCCTGTTTGTGCTTTTGGCCACTCAAATACATCTTTTGAAACATTAGACATTGTTGCATGTCCTGTCCACATTACTTGAATATCATCATGTAAAGTTTCCATAAATGGCTTAAAATAAACATTCATATTAGGGCCCCAAGCAGAGTTATATCTTGCTGAAATAACTATCATTGGTGCAACATCACCTTTAGCCTTAACAAATTCTGTGTCTATTTTGTTAATCCATTCAGCTTGTTTTCTACCATTATACCAATCATCAGTATCATCAAATAATACTCCAAATTGACGAACTCCTAAACTATATAACTGTTCAAATTTCATTATAAGTGCATCGTAATCCTCATCTGTAAATTTAAGAGTAGCTCCAGGATGAATTGTCCAACAGAAATTAAAATTATTATCCTTTCCTGCTTTTGCAAGTTCTGCTATTTGATTAGCTTTATCTTCTGGATATAACTCCTTCCATTGTTTTCTGTGATATGGATCATCCTTTGGAGCATAAATATAAGTATTCATTTTAAATTTACTTGTATCCTTCATAAGATTCATTCTATCTTCATGACTCCAAGGCGTTCCATAGAAGCCTTCTATAAATCCTCTAAATTCAATTTCAGGATAATCACTTATTATAACTTCTGCAAATTTATCTTCTGAAGTTGATTGTTCTAATATTTGTGCTAAGGTTAAAACTCCATAATAAACACCATCAGCATCTGATCCTATAATCGAAATATTTCCTTTTTTATTTTCATCATTACTACTTTTAAGAATATAAGCTTCTTTTTTACTTAAAACATTATTTTCTTCAAGCTTTCCTTTTATACAGTCCTCACAATGATCCTTTTCAGAAGAAATTATAATATTAGCTTTGTCATTATTTACAGCATCAGATATAGAGTACTTAATATTATTCTCATTTAAAACTTCTTCTAATTTAGGTAAAGTTGCTTCTTCTTGAGTCCCATGAACAACTACATTTACTTCACCTTCTAATGACATACCTTCTTCTGATGAATATTTTAAATCTTGAGGTACTGGGTAAATATTAGCCTTTACTATTTCCCCTTCTTTTGTTATTGTTTCTACTCTAATTAGCTTTCCACCTGCCATAGTGGTTACTATAGTTACTGCACAAGTAGTAGCTAAAGCATTTTGAAAAATCTTTTTTGATTTCTTTTTCATTTTAATCCCCCTTAAAATTTCATATATTTTTATCCCTATCAACTCAAGTTTACTACTTATTTATTTTTATGTAAATATATTCCATTTTAGTTTATGCTTATTTTTTAAATAACTTTAAAAATAAGAAAATAGAACCTTAATAAAAAAGTAGTTT from Clostridium chauvoei encodes:
- a CDS encoding beta-N-acetylglucosaminidase domain-containing protein, which codes for MKKKSKKIFQNALATTCAVTIVTTMAGGKLIRVETITKEGEIVKANIYPVPQDLKYSSEEGMSLEGEVNVVVHGTQEEATLPKLEEVLNENNIKYSISDAVNNDKANIIISSEKDHCEDCIKGKLEENNVLSKKEAYILKSSNDENKKGNISIIGSDADGVYYGVLTLAQILEQSTSEDKFAEVIISDYPEIEFRGFIEGFYGTPWSHEDRMNLMKDTSKFKMNTYIYAPKDDPYHRKQWKELYPEDKANQIAELAKAGKDNNFNFCWTIHPGATLKFTDEDYDALIMKFEQLYSLGVRQFGVLFDDTDDWYNGRKQAEWINKIDTEFVKAKGDVAPMIVISARYNSAWGPNMNVYFKPFMETLHDDIQVMWTGHATMSNVSKDVFEWPKAQTGVNKEVAVWWNYPVNDYCDSRILMAPLHNLSKDLDNVSGFFSNPMNQAQASKVALYSIADYTWNTDSFDYMNSWETSINKLVPEVCEEFKRFASNTCYLKDDGGASGPFEYDESGYLAEKIDGLKSAITNKENVKDKAAELLAEFKTMSSDYDAIKTKTENANLLAELDSFLNSYKALSEAGIASMNALIAAQDGDIETWLNENSLASEKLALMDTFKVARLEDDHGNIITKEYVVSVGEKRLKPLVKEAIGVSQSIISNSILANYEPKVISSIEDILNKEVEVSGGNYTINSIENVTLNKGDYIGIALPKAMKLGAIKVKASSYNNLSIEYSINGIEWSKAEATVEDGTLKTNDSISATYVRILNDSKAPVTINIESLQTNPVYKANPTISQNIGTYQNYVIENALDGNMDTKYWSDKASGNGHYIQLDLGNTIPLHDVSAYFNGGDYMRNSEFMISKDGSTWTSLGALEYSDKDGKKVASVDAKGEMAKYIKIQANGENNGSWVQLCELQFNKTVPELGDDTVELVTGTPEGNWKNLHDGDLSTAFEAESVQNGDALVYKMSRVTKVSELSILQDANNICGAKVSVKGANGKWTDIGALDNQLNKLNVSKEIVEVKLTFDPSKPLPKIYEIIAKEGNIVEDDVIDKENFKRHLEIAVSEAKKIDATILDKVVPAVKKEFNDALIEAEEVLKDSKATQKQIDDSFERLSKVMHMLSFEKGDKEALIGLVDKISTLNSNEYIKEPWDKLQGVLEEVNAVIADKNVMKNEVSENYDKLLRAFLDLRLKPSKEKLQDLINEAEKKDRNEFTTESFAVLENEILNAKAVIEKEDATEEEIGTSEKALNLAVKGLVASAENKDETNSSETAKNKTTKNEESKNITTLTKNDGKKNKLPKTGMDGLGNLQTLGAIFSSLGAALLLKKKSKNK